The following proteins are encoded in a genomic region of Solea senegalensis isolate Sse05_10M linkage group LG5, IFAPA_SoseM_1, whole genome shotgun sequence:
- the ch25hl3 gene encoding cholesterol 25-hydroxylase-like protein, which yields MYAPSPEQEEASTRVLQPLWEHVKAGQEEILLSPYLPASFAFLTHVLFCAPFLALDTLSIFCVRVRSWRIPAGSQRPPPVSRWFGCFWTVLFRYLTVVLPVTAIFQTLRSPTLPLLAPSCWQLFVEVYACLLFFDTLFFIWHVSLHWFPWLYRNIHQPHHQHHVPFALAAQDASSAELLSLLLLALSSAWLVGCHPLSEVLFHLLNSWMAVEDHCGYNLPWALHRVLPCLGGAPFHQAHHRLHRGNYAPYFTHWDHLFGTYHM from the exons ATGTACGCACCGTCCCCAGAGCAAGAGGAGGCATCCACGCGTGTCCTGCAGCCTCTGTGGGAGCATGTGAAAGCAGGACAGGAGGAGATCCTGCTCTCTCCGTACCTGCCCGCGTCCTTCGCCTTCCTGACGCACGTTCTCTTCTGCGCGCCTTTCCTGGCACTGGACACGCTGTCCATCTTCTGTGTGCGCGTCCGCTCCTGGAGGATCCCCGCAGGCTCGCAGCGGCCGCCGCCTGTCAGCCGCTGGTTTGGCTGCTTTTGGACTGTGCTCTTCAGATACCTGACCGTCGTCCTCCCGGTCACCGCGATCTTCCAGACTCTGCGCTCCCCCACGCTGCCGCTGCTGGCTCCATCCTGCTGGCAGCTGTTCGTGGAAGTCTACgcgtgtttgctgttttttgacACGCTCTTCTTCATATGGCACGTCTCTCTGCACTG GTTTCCCTGGCTCTATCGCAACATCCATCAGCCGCACCACCAGCACCACGTGCCCTTCGCTCTGGCAGCCCAGGATGCCAGCTCAGCCgagctgctgtctctgctgctgctggctctgAGCAGTGCGTGGCTGGTGGGCTGTCACCCTCTGAGTGAAGTCCTCTTTCACCTCCTCAACAGCTGGATGGCAGTGGAAGACCACTGCGGCTACAATCTGCCCTGGGCTCTGCACAGAGTGCTGCCTTGTCTGGGAGGAGCCCCCTTCCACCAAGCCCACCACAGGCTGCACAGGGGTAACTACGCCCCCTACTTCACCCACTGGGACCACCTCTTTGGCACATACCACATGTGa